Proteins from a genomic interval of Marmota flaviventris isolate mMarFla1 chromosome 8, mMarFla1.hap1, whole genome shotgun sequence:
- the Magef1 gene encoding melanoma-associated antigen F1, producing MLREPESPGLPSPQAAGEQHGGQDGETVALTVSLELAPSPLLQESTKEGLGAVREGAAEPAPTGQGARTLAAKALRRRRAYRCLNRTVAEVVQFLLVKDQKKSPVTRFEMVKYVVGDLKDLFPEIIARAAEHLRYVFGFELKQLDRKHHTYILIHKLKPLEEEEDLGEDGPRLGLLMMILGLVYMKGNSVREAQVWDMLRRLGVLPSKYHFLFGYPKRLIMEEFVQQRYLNYRRVPHTNPLEYEFSWGPRSSLEISKMKVLGFVARLHKKEPQHWAVQYREALADEADRARVRARTSARARLHH from the coding sequence ATGTTGCGGGAGCCCGAGAGCCCGGGTCTCCCTAGCCCTCAGGCCGCGGGGGAGCAGCACGGCGGCCAAGACGGTGAGACCGTGGCCTTGACCGTCTCTCTGGAGTTGGCCCCGAGCCCCCTCCTGCAGGAGAGCACCAAGGAGGGCCTCGGCGCCGTGAGGGAGGGGGCTGCGGAGCCCGCCCCCACCGGCCAAGGCGCGAGGACCTTGGCAGCCAAAGCCCTGAGGCGGCGCAGGGCCTACCGCTGTCTGAATCGGACGGTGGCTGAGGTGGTGCAGTTTCTGCTGGTGAAGGACCAGAAGAAGAGTCCCGTCACACGCTTTGAGATGGTGAAGTATGTTGTCGGAGATTTGAAGGATCTGTTCCCGGAGATCATCGCAAGGGCCGCAGAGCATCTGCGGTATGTCTTTGGTTTCGAGCTGAAACAGCTTGACCGCAAGCACCACACTTACATCCTCATCCACAAACTAAAACCtcttgaggaggaggaggatctgGGAGAAGATGGCCCCAGATTGGGTCTCTTAATGATGATCTTGGGGCTTGTCTACATGAAAGGTAATAGCGTCAGGGAGGCCCAGGTCTGGGACATGCTGCGTCGGTTGGGAGTGCTGCCTTCAAAGTATCACTTCCTCTTTGGGTACCCGAAAAGGCTTATTATGGAAGAATTTGTGCAGCAGCGATACCTCAATTACAGGCGGGTGCCTCACACCAATCCACTGGAATATGAATTCTCTTGGGGTCCCCGAAGCAGCCTGGAAATCAGCAAGATGAAAGTCCTGGGGTTCGTAGCCAGGCTCCATAAGAAAGAACCCCAGCACTGGGCAGTGCAGTACCGTGAAGCCCTGGCAGATGAGGCCGATAGGGCTAGAGTCAGAGCCAGAACCAGTGCAAGGGCCCGTCTCCACCACTAG